Proteins found in one Nostoc sp. NIES-3756 genomic segment:
- the scpB gene encoding SMC-Scp complex subunit ScpB, translating to MTIATATKIEAILYLKGKPLSTGEIAEYAACDRATVEEGIIELMDSYARRDSALEVVETPDGYSLQLRTDFQDLVQTLIPVELGLGALRTLAAIALNSPILQSDLINLRGSGVYQHVPELVELGFVRKRRDNESRSYSLQVTPKFHQYFQIEQLPQLLDSEQKEQQLELDLAVGAGE from the coding sequence ATGACCATAGCCACAGCGACTAAGATAGAAGCAATTCTCTATTTGAAGGGTAAACCCTTATCAACCGGGGAAATTGCCGAGTATGCCGCCTGCGATCGCGCTACCGTTGAAGAAGGCATCATCGAACTAATGGACAGCTACGCCCGGCGAGATAGCGCCTTGGAAGTTGTAGAAACTCCCGATGGTTACAGCCTGCAACTGCGGACAGACTTCCAAGATTTAGTGCAGACGCTGATTCCTGTAGAATTAGGACTAGGAGCATTGCGGACACTAGCTGCGATCGCCCTTAATAGCCCCATTCTGCAAAGCGATTTAATCAACCTGCGTGGTTCCGGCGTATATCAACACGTTCCCGAACTAGTCGAACTCGGCTTCGTCCGCAAACGCCGCGATAATGAATCTCGTTCCTATTCGTTACAAGTAACACCAAAATTTCATCAATACTTTCAAATCGAGCAACTTCCCCAACTCCTCGACAGTGAACAAAAAGAACAGCAATTAGAACTAGACCTAGCCGTAGGGGCTGGGGAGTAG
- a CDS encoding DUF760 domain-containing protein — MVFDPDFLNDNSEEHPNQLLSDHFGENPNQLLKYLQHQSPEVLARVAQSVSPEIKQIISQNVQGLVGMLPAENFNVQITTDKENLAGLLASAMMTGYFLRQMEQRMQLDHLSNG; from the coding sequence ATGGTGTTTGATCCTGACTTCTTAAACGACAACTCCGAAGAACACCCGAACCAACTTCTTTCTGATCACTTTGGGGAAAACCCAAATCAGTTACTCAAGTATCTACAACATCAGTCTCCGGAAGTTCTAGCCCGCGTCGCTCAGTCTGTCAGCCCGGAAATTAAACAAATTATTTCCCAAAACGTCCAAGGGTTAGTGGGAATGCTCCCCGCAGAGAATTTTAATGTCCAAATTACCACGGACAAAGAAAACCTAGCGGGTCTATTAGCATCAGCAATGATGACCGGTTACTTTCTGCGCCAAATGGAACAAAGAATGCAGTTAGACCATTTGTCCAACGGTTAA
- a CDS encoding HhoA/HhoB/HtrA family serine endopeptidase, translating to MNLSLKQLAVYLSLLVVGGSAGLLGSRYLLPQNRSFQQLRNVTAALPSESVAPNPVTGSVVNGGGDNLNFIASAVQKVGPAVVRINATRKVANPISEALKNPLLRRFFGEDEQPLPQERIERGTGSGFILSANGQLLTNAHVVADTDTVQVTLKDGRTFEGKVVGVDTITDVAVVKIPGENLPTVKLGNSQNLIPGQWAIAIGNPLGLDNTVTIGIISATDRTSAQVGVPDKRVSFIQTDAAINPGNSGGPLLNAQGEVIGVNTAIRADAQGLGFAIPIETAARVANELFTKGRVEHPFLGIEMTDLSPTKKQQINTENKLNIQQDTGVVIKSVLDDSPAKKAGLLPGDVIQKINGKTVKTSAQVQKLVESSTVGDILAVEVNRSGKIITLKVQSGVYPKR from the coding sequence ATGAATTTATCCCTAAAGCAACTGGCCGTTTATCTGTCTCTACTTGTGGTTGGTGGTAGTGCAGGTTTATTAGGCAGTCGCTATTTACTTCCTCAGAATCGCTCGTTTCAACAACTGAGAAATGTTACGGCGGCTTTGCCCTCAGAATCTGTTGCCCCTAATCCTGTAACTGGGTCTGTGGTCAATGGTGGGGGAGATAATCTAAATTTTATTGCTAGTGCGGTACAAAAAGTTGGGCCGGCTGTGGTGCGTATTAATGCTACCCGTAAAGTCGCCAATCCTATTTCTGAGGCGTTAAAAAATCCTCTTTTGCGGCGTTTTTTTGGTGAAGATGAACAACCACTTCCTCAGGAGCGAATCGAAAGGGGTACAGGTTCAGGATTTATTTTAAGCGCCAACGGACAATTGTTAACTAATGCCCATGTGGTCGCTGATACAGATACTGTACAAGTAACTCTCAAGGATGGTCGGACTTTTGAGGGGAAGGTTGTAGGGGTTGATACTATTACAGATGTGGCTGTGGTGAAAATTCCTGGAGAAAATTTGCCAACAGTGAAGTTGGGAAATTCGCAGAATTTGATTCCGGGACAGTGGGCGATCGCTATTGGTAATCCTCTAGGTTTAGATAACACTGTGACTATTGGTATTATTAGCGCCACAGACCGTACCAGCGCTCAAGTTGGTGTTCCTGATAAACGAGTCAGCTTTATTCAAACCGATGCAGCAATTAACCCTGGTAACTCTGGCGGGCCTTTATTAAATGCTCAAGGGGAAGTGATTGGCGTTAACACTGCTATTCGTGCTGATGCTCAAGGTCTTGGTTTTGCTATCCCCATAGAAACAGCTGCCCGTGTTGCTAATGAGCTTTTTACTAAGGGGCGTGTGGAACATCCCTTTTTAGGGATTGAGATGACTGATTTATCTCCCACTAAAAAGCAGCAAATTAATACTGAAAATAAGTTAAATATTCAACAAGACACTGGCGTTGTGATTAAAAGTGTCTTGGACGATTCCCCAGCCAAAAAAGCAGGGCTGCTCCCTGGTGATGTGATTCAGAAAATTAATGGTAAAACTGTTAAAACATCAGCCCAGGTGCAAAAATTAGTAGAATCCAGCACAGTTGGAGATATTCTTGCCGTTGAGGTTAACCGCAGTGGCAAAATTATCACTTTGAAGGTGCAGTCGGGGGTTTATCCTAAAAGGTAG
- a CDS encoding LysM peptidoglycan-binding domain-containing M23 family metallopeptidase: protein MTVSYRLLLLCSLVSTIGLTTILPNLNRVNAAVAGCPIPALSRFKRHKVVRGDTLVTIAQRYNLSPETLIGMNPSLHDGSSPSVGSELQIPPFNGVVVEVPQGQTWRQVATRFKVRPDTLFEVNGCQANPRIVFVPGVNWSPNGSFTQSPRPSSATTSVALAGYPFSQAVEVALPYGWQINPNTGEVFFHSGVDLLAAVGTPVEAIAPGKVVFAKEQGTYGNLVIINHNGGLQSRYAHLGSINVKVGQQVNKGQSLGTVGTTGQPTAKQPHLHFEVRASSSLGWVAENPKDYLKP, encoded by the coding sequence ATGACAGTTTCCTACCGTCTGCTTTTACTCTGTAGTTTAGTCAGCACTATTGGACTGACCACCATACTGCCCAACTTGAACAGAGTTAATGCTGCTGTGGCGGGTTGTCCAATTCCGGCCTTATCTCGGTTCAAGCGCCATAAAGTGGTTCGTGGTGATACGTTGGTCACAATAGCCCAGCGCTACAATCTCAGCCCAGAAACTTTGATAGGCATGAACCCATCTCTTCATGATGGTTCTTCCCCATCTGTCGGCAGTGAACTACAAATTCCTCCTTTCAACGGGGTTGTAGTGGAAGTACCTCAAGGTCAAACTTGGCGACAAGTGGCGACAAGATTTAAGGTTCGTCCCGATACTCTATTTGAAGTCAACGGCTGTCAAGCAAATCCCAGAATTGTGTTTGTACCTGGGGTTAATTGGTCGCCTAATGGTTCCTTTACTCAGTCTCCCAGACCTTCCAGTGCGACTACTTCGGTTGCGTTAGCTGGCTATCCTTTTTCCCAAGCGGTGGAGGTAGCGTTGCCTTATGGCTGGCAGATTAACCCCAACACGGGTGAAGTATTCTTTCACAGTGGGGTGGACTTGTTAGCAGCAGTGGGAACGCCTGTTGAAGCGATCGCACCCGGTAAGGTAGTCTTTGCTAAGGAACAAGGTACTTACGGTAATTTGGTCATTATCAACCACAATGGCGGGCTACAAAGCCGCTACGCCCATCTTGGCAGCATAAATGTTAAGGTTGGTCAGCAAGTCAACAAAGGTCAATCACTGGGTACTGTTGGTACTACCGGACAACCAACAGCTAAACAACCCCATCTTCATTTTGAAGTGCGTGCTAGTTCATCTTTAGGTTGGGTGGCAGAAAATCCTAAAGATTATTTGAAACCATAA